The Humulus lupulus chromosome 7, drHumLupu1.1, whole genome shotgun sequence region tggatacatctctagttctacgttaaggtgtattccacgaaaattatttataaaagtattaagatttgtatgtaagataaaatttttatttagttgtgggtattgtatggtttgaagttatgagcattagtttatgtattgtttaataaagttttttttttgtaaattcagaatttcagtattgttgTATTCAgattaaactttgtttttacactatatatatgtatgttaagaaaggaggtcgttacatcCAAATAGTAATATCTAATTACAGAGTCAACACAATAGAGCAAGGGAAAATTTACAAGAACAAGAACACAATCAAATCAGCTCTTAGCTGCCATGCAATGCTGCATAGCTTccagttcaaaacaaaaatatCAGAATTTAGAGAGTACCTAGTTAGCTGCACAGATGACACATGCAATTGGTTTGTGAGAGCATCTAAGTACAGAAATCAAGATTTATCCAAGGTACGAAAATGCATTCCAAATCACACTTGCTCTGTTGAAATTGTTATGGAAAACCATAGGCAAGCAAAAAGCATCGTAATTGGTGAattaataaagaataagtacaagtCAATCAAAAGAAATTACACTCCAAATGATATCATGAATGATATGAATGAAAACTTTGGAGTAACCATGGGATACACAAAAGCATGGAGATCAAGAGAGAAAGCTTTGCGTCTAGTAAGAGAGAACCCCAATGATTCATATCAAAAGTTGCCAATATATCTTTACATGTTGAAGCAAGCAAATCCAGGAACAATAACACACCTACTCACAGACAAGGAAGATAGATTCAAATACCTATACATAGctttctctaactcaatcaagggCTGGAGATACTTGAGGCCTATAATTGTTTTTGATGGAACTTTCTTGAAAAATGCACGTGACGGTACCCTATTTTCAACATCAACGTTAGATTCAAACAACAACATTTTTGTGTTGGCTTTTGAATAGCAGACTTTGAAAATGATAACTCATGGCTTTGGTTCTTCTCCAAACTGAGAGACACCTATGGAGAACCCGAAGGTATGATAGCTTCAATTATATATTCTTGTTTACAAAGAAAAAGGAACTGGTTACCAAAACCAAATACACACATACATGCTATTTCTTTTAGTATCTGAttaaagtaactggttaccttcaccaaaaatttaaaaaaaaatgaataatacctaatttttgttttttattttacaatatttaaacTCCACAGGATTGGTTATAGTTTCCGACAGACACAAGAGCATAGACAATGCAGTACATATGATGTACCCAAATTCTTTCCATGGAGCTTGCATGTTTCACTTGCTCAATAATTTTAAAAGCAAGTATGGAAGTCATGGAAAAGAGCTACAAATGAATTTCATTGTAGCAGCaaaaacatacacaaaaacagaATGTGAACACTACATGAGAGGCCTTGATAGACTTGACAGACACATTAGACCTTATTTAGAGAAAGCCAAGTATGAAACTTGGGCAAGATCATACTCGCCAACAAAAAGAAACACCATGATGACATCCAACATCGCAGAATCACTCAACGCTGCACTAAAAGCTGCAAGAAATCTCCCCATTGATATCTTGGTTGAATGCCTTATAAGTTTGGTTCAAAAGTGGGTTCGGAATAACTCAAATAACGAAAACAGAACATTCACAAAAGTCTCTGCAGCAACAAAGAATGAGTTGAGACATGACATTGTTTCAAAAATGAAGTATGAGGTATGCAACTAAACGTATTCTTACTATTCTTTAATCTGTCAATAGATGGTAACCAATTACCTtccataacaaaaaaaaaattaagttacaTAGAAGGATAACTAGTTACTTTCAATGTTAATTCTAGTTAAAATGTTTATTATCTGATTCTATTTCATGACAAAACTATTTTTAGGTCTTGCCTTTTAACACAATAGAATACCAAGTTTGTGATCAAAAGGGGATACATTTCACAGTAAATATACATAATAGAACATGTACTTGCAATAGGTTTCAAGAAGATGAAATGCCTTGTTGACATGTAGTGGCTGTCATTGCAAAGAGAAACTTGAGAGTGTATGATTATTGTATAAAGTTTTACAGAACAGAAACGTTGAAAGCATTGTATCAAGAAGATTGTTCATCCTTTGCCCCATAAAGATGAATGGAATCTCCCACAACACTTGCACATAGTGGTGCTGCCTCCAAAGGCAACAATCCCTGCAGGAAGaccaagaaagaaaagaataagatcaAGAGGAGAACCTAAGGTAATAATCACTTGTGGGAAATGTGGGCAACCAAGACATAACAGGAAGACTTGCAGGAATCCTCCAATTGAGAAGCCAAACAAACAGAAAAAAGCCAAAGACATAGATTCATATTTTACAGCAAAACAAACCTTTAATAGTTTTATTCATTAGAAGAGTGACTTTCATATTCATTAAGTATTATTCAGTATTTTAATAAGATTGTTTCCAATATAAACACATTGATTGATTGCATAAACTTATAAATTCCTTTCAAAATAATTTCTTGAATTTGTTTACTTCTTATTTATCAATGCCACCATCAGCATAAATATACCAAAAGGAAACAAACATGAATGTAACCAATTAcccaaaaataacaacaaaacaaTGATATAGATAACTGGTTACTTTGATATAATAATACAAGATAAATTACCCACTATAACAATCTAAAAGCCAAACAAAATTAAAACCTTTACTTTCTTCTATCACAAACTcctctatatataatattaaagttactttaatattaacttaaTAAACTAGTTGCATTACTATAATAAGACAAACTTAGtggaaaaatctaaaaaatacttaagtaaccagttactcgCGCTATATTAGCAAAGAAACAGCCTGAGTACCTGGTTACCCTCAAAATCATTCTTGCCCCAATTACACCTGGAAAATTAGTTAAACAACCAAACTGGGAACTAGTTACCCTCAAACAATTCCATAAAGCAatggaaaaaatacaaaaacaaatagaAAACTAGCTATCTGCTTTAAAgtgttatttaaatatatatatattaaaaaaaaacaaaccaatggggaaaaaatctaaaaaaacaaCAAACCAATGGGGAAAAAATCTAAAAAACacttaagtaaccagttaccctcggtATGTTAGCAAAGAAACAACATGGGTACCTAATTACCCTCTAAATCATTCTTGCCACCACTTACACCTGGAAAATTAGCTAAACAACCCATCTAAGAACTGGTTACCCTcaaataattccataaaacaaaggaaaaaaatacaaaaaaaaatggaatacTAACTACATGCTTTAAAGtgttatatacaatatatattaataattaaataaaaaaacaatgaacgaaaaaattaaaataaaacaacaaatgAATTAACAAAAGGCtatactgatatatatatatatatatataatgacctTAAGACTCGCAATGTTTTATATAACCagaaatttaaaataactaaCTGTAAAACTAGAAATTGACCCATCATTAATAACTGttatagcaaaataaaaaaaGCAAAAGAAACATAATATCACTAAAAGTCTGTGCAGCAATCTTCATTCTCTTCTGTCTCCTCTCCAAAAGCCTTTCATTGAACTCATTGCTAGTTAAGTATCCCTCAAGTTCTTTGTTCTTTCCATGATAGTACAAGTTGATAGCAATGTCTTCACGAAGGAGACGAATATCAATATATTTAGGCATCTCATTCTCCTTCCCAAGTATTATTTGCTCAGCAAAATAAGTAGAAAACACCCCACAATCGCAGCATATtggaaacaaataaaaaaaaaactaagaacatataaacaaaatgacacaaagaaaaaaaactataatcaaataaacaa contains the following coding sequences:
- the LOC133791735 gene encoding uncharacterized protein LOC133791735, with the protein product MLHSFQFKTKISEFREYLVSCTDDTCNWFVRASKYRNQDLSKVRKCIPNHTCSVEIVMENHRQAKSIVIGELIKNKYKSIKRNYTPNDIMNDMNENFGVTMGYTKAWRSREKALRLVRENPNDSYQKLPIYLYMLKQANPGTITHLLTDKEDRFKYLYIAFSNSIKGWRYLRPIIVFDGTFLKNARDDFENDNSWLWFFSKLRDTYGEPEGLVIVSDRHKSIDNAVHMMYPNSFHGACMFHLLNNFKSKYGSHGKELQMNFIVAAKTYTKTECEHYMRGLDRLDRHIRPYLEKAKYETWARSYSPTKRNTMMTSNIAESLNAALKAARNLPIDILVECLISLVQKWVRNNSNNENRTFTKVSAATKNELRHDIVSKMKYEVLPFNTIEYQVCDQKGIHFTVNIHNRTCTCNRFQEDEMPC